Proteins from a single region of Halorubrum sp. 2020YC2:
- a CDS encoding DUF6517 family protein — protein MNPGEASDSADENRSTTDATTRRGALGLAGAVGLAGLAGCAALDVATGGEPAEFAAGTATVADETLSETGYSLNEVSDETLSQEVEAGGQTREVRVTNTVAEYDKAVELFGERYQAAVFAAVTTPQIRVLGRALNPIAELGTRERADLILSRYEGVGDLERGSEYSTEVLGSDAAVVVYTADGEIEGTGASVELELHVGEPVGVEDDFVLPLAAYPAAFSDGENVRRMMNGVEHEPNEES, from the coding sequence ATGAACCCCGGTGAGGCGTCCGACTCCGCCGACGAGAACCGCTCGACGACCGACGCGACGACCCGTCGGGGCGCGCTCGGGCTGGCGGGCGCCGTCGGACTCGCGGGCCTCGCCGGCTGCGCCGCGCTCGACGTCGCCACCGGCGGCGAGCCGGCGGAGTTCGCCGCCGGCACGGCGACCGTCGCGGACGAGACGCTCTCGGAGACGGGGTACTCGCTCAACGAGGTGTCCGACGAGACGCTCTCGCAGGAGGTCGAAGCGGGCGGCCAGACCCGCGAGGTGCGCGTGACGAACACCGTCGCGGAGTACGACAAGGCCGTCGAGCTGTTCGGCGAGCGCTACCAGGCCGCCGTCTTCGCCGCGGTGACGACGCCGCAGATCCGGGTGTTGGGGCGGGCGCTCAACCCGATCGCCGAGCTGGGCACCCGCGAGCGCGCCGACCTCATCCTGAGCCGCTACGAGGGGGTCGGCGACCTCGAACGCGGGTCGGAGTACTCGACCGAGGTCCTCGGCTCCGACGCCGCGGTCGTCGTGTACACGGCGGACGGCGAGATAGAGGGAACGGGCGCGAGCGTCGAGCTGGAGCTTCACGTCGGTGAGCCGGTCGGCGTCGAGGACGACTTCGTGCTCCCGCTGGCGGCGTACCCGGCCGCGTTCAGCGACGGCGAGAACGTCCGTCGGATGATGAACGGAGTCGAACACGAGCCGAACGAGGAGAGCTGA
- a CDS encoding radical SAM protein: protein MISKGCEQCAKGGKMVLFVYGYCDQRDCFYCPLGENRKNVTDVYANERKVESDADVIEEAKRMSALGTSITGGEPQEAMAKTTRYLELLKDEFGEGHHTHLYTGITGGRENMRRLSEAGLDEIRFHPPLEMWGDMHGTEWEEILHIAREEGLTPAFEIPGIRAEPEFLEFLDEGAAEFCNINEFEMSDGNYRRMQEEGFELQEDHMSAVEGSKDDAILEEMASHEKVYFCTSVFKDAAQHRNRLKRMAKNIRREFDEVTDDGTLVYGKAFADADRFEALGVPEEFYTVKSDHVEVAWWLLEEMVEDGDLAEGEIVEQYPTVDGTVVERTPVA, encoded by the coding sequence ATGATCTCCAAGGGCTGCGAACAGTGCGCCAAGGGCGGGAAGATGGTGCTTTTCGTCTACGGCTACTGCGACCAACGGGACTGCTTCTACTGCCCCCTCGGAGAGAACCGGAAGAACGTCACCGACGTGTACGCCAACGAGCGGAAAGTCGAGTCCGACGCGGACGTCATCGAGGAGGCCAAGCGCATGAGCGCGCTCGGCACGTCGATCACCGGCGGCGAGCCGCAGGAGGCGATGGCGAAGACGACCCGGTACCTCGAACTGCTGAAAGACGAGTTCGGCGAGGGCCACCACACGCACCTCTACACCGGGATCACGGGCGGCCGCGAGAACATGCGCCGCCTGAGCGAGGCGGGGCTCGACGAGATCCGCTTCCACCCGCCGCTGGAGATGTGGGGCGACATGCACGGCACCGAGTGGGAGGAGATACTCCACATCGCCCGCGAGGAGGGACTCACGCCCGCCTTCGAGATCCCCGGCATTCGCGCGGAGCCGGAGTTCTTGGAGTTCTTAGACGAGGGCGCCGCCGAGTTCTGTAACATCAACGAGTTCGAGATGTCCGACGGGAACTACCGCCGGATGCAAGAGGAGGGGTTCGAACTCCAAGAGGACCACATGTCCGCGGTCGAGGGGTCGAAAGACGACGCCATCCTCGAAGAGATGGCGAGCCACGAGAAGGTGTACTTCTGCACCTCGGTGTTCAAAGACGCCGCCCAACACCGCAACCGCCTGAAGCGGATGGCGAAGAACATCCGCCGCGAGTTCGACGAGGTGACCGACGACGGAACCTTAGTCTACGGGAAGGCCTTCGCCGACGCCGACCGGTTCGAGGCGCTCGGCGTCCCCGAGGAGTTCTACACCGTCAAGTCGGACCACGTCGAGGTCGCGTGGTGGCTCCTCGAGGAGATGGTCGAGGACGGCGACTTAGCCGAGGGCGAAATCGTCGAGCAGTACCCGACCGTCGACGGGACCGTCGTCGAGCGCACGCCGGTCGCCTGA
- a CDS encoding Nre family DNA repair protein, with protein sequence MRLDEFIEFEANERAERRRLAAEKDYGILDHLDSFERRFDEHVSDDAVVGSVSPSIFVGRADYPNVSTGLLSPVGREERAATFETSAAWYDEGVSISDVFDRRTSLLNSTRGVDVADAGATGGVKSVGGGGGPAESVHDAWNGWLGVQREVAIADRPVDVEIGLDGRPDLDFEVGTEDIKTPTGPRAAARTADLGENPHVPRPVKKTLEDDDWRAEGAMTFLYRRGFDVYEINTILSAGALGRGENRRLVPTRWSITAVDDTVGQFLRGSIRDNPTVDRIEVHRNEYLGNAFWVILVPGQWEYELVEMKSPGSIWNPDPEAGVYLAAASEGREGRTGYVEETAGAYYAARLGVLEHLNDRGRQAKALVLRHVSDDYWGPVGVWQVREAVRNAFEGELGTAETFGEAVRGVADHLPVSLGRLRRKSTLAAGLQANLADFVDAD encoded by the coding sequence ATGCGGCTCGACGAGTTCATCGAGTTCGAGGCGAACGAGCGCGCCGAGCGGCGGCGCCTCGCCGCGGAGAAGGACTACGGAATTTTGGACCACCTCGACTCCTTCGAGCGGCGCTTCGACGAGCACGTCTCCGACGACGCCGTGGTCGGGAGCGTCTCCCCCTCCATCTTCGTCGGCCGCGCGGACTACCCGAACGTCTCGACCGGGCTGCTCTCGCCGGTCGGCCGCGAGGAGCGCGCCGCGACGTTCGAGACCTCCGCGGCGTGGTACGACGAGGGCGTCTCTATTTCGGACGTGTTCGACCGCCGGACGAGCCTGCTCAACTCGACGCGCGGCGTCGACGTGGCGGACGCGGGCGCGACCGGCGGGGTGAAGTCGGTCGGCGGCGGCGGCGGCCCGGCCGAGAGCGTCCACGACGCGTGGAACGGCTGGCTCGGCGTCCAACGCGAGGTCGCCATCGCGGACCGCCCGGTCGACGTGGAGATCGGACTCGACGGCCGGCCGGACCTCGACTTCGAGGTCGGCACGGAGGACATCAAGACGCCGACCGGGCCGCGCGCCGCGGCCCGGACCGCCGATCTGGGCGAGAACCCGCACGTCCCGCGCCCGGTGAAGAAGACGCTCGAAGACGACGACTGGCGCGCGGAGGGCGCGATGACGTTCCTCTACCGCCGCGGGTTCGACGTGTACGAGATCAACACGATCCTCTCGGCGGGCGCGCTCGGGCGGGGAGAGAACCGCCGGCTCGTCCCGACGCGCTGGTCGATCACGGCCGTTGACGACACGGTCGGGCAGTTCCTCCGCGGGTCGATCCGCGACAACCCGACGGTCGACCGGATCGAGGTCCACCGCAACGAGTACCTCGGCAACGCGTTCTGGGTGATCTTAGTCCCGGGACAGTGGGAGTACGAACTCGTCGAGATGAAATCGCCCGGATCGATCTGGAACCCCGACCCCGAGGCGGGCGTCTACCTCGCGGCCGCGAGCGAGGGGCGCGAGGGGCGGACCGGCTACGTCGAGGAGACGGCGGGCGCCTACTACGCGGCCCGACTGGGCGTCTTGGAGCACCTCAACGACCGCGGGCGACAGGCGAAGGCGCTCGTCTTACGCCACGTCTCCGACGACTACTGGGGCCCGGTCGGCGTCTGGCAGGTGCGCGAGGCGGTCCGGAACGCCTTCGAGGGCGAACTCGGGACCGCGGAGACGTTCGGGGAGGCCGTCCGCGGCGTCGCGGACCACCTCCCGGTCTCGCTCGGGCGCCTCCGCCGGAAGTCGACGCTCGCGGCCGGGCTTCAGGCGAACCTCGCGGACTTCGTCGACGCGGACTGA
- a CDS encoding transcription initiation factor IIB produces the protein MTRPTRQRDHDRQRVGDEDAEEDEIDIEDVDELDPEDFDPEDLTRTADGELIHEETGMIIEDEQIDPGPEWRAFNHSERQEKSRVGAPTTKTMHDKGLTTTIDWKDKDAYGRSISSKKRSQMHRLRKWQERIRTKDAGERNLQFALSEIDRMASALGVPRSVREVASVIYRRALNEDLIRGRSIEGVSTAALYAACRKEGIPRSLEEISEVSRVDRKEIGRTYRYISQELGLEMRPVDPKKYVPRFSSELELSEEVQSKANEIIETTAEQGLLSGKSPTGYAAAAIYAASLLCNEKKTQREVADVAQVTEVTIRNRYQEQIEAMGIHS, from the coding sequence ATGACACGGCCCACCCGGCAACGGGATCACGACCGGCAGCGCGTGGGGGACGAGGACGCCGAGGAAGACGAGATCGACATCGAGGACGTCGACGAACTGGACCCCGAGGACTTCGATCCGGAGGATCTCACCCGGACGGCCGACGGGGAGCTGATACACGAGGAGACGGGGATGATCATCGAAGACGAGCAGATCGATCCCGGCCCGGAGTGGCGCGCGTTCAACCACTCGGAGCGACAGGAGAAGTCGCGCGTCGGCGCCCCGACGACGAAGACGATGCACGACAAGGGGCTGACGACGACGATCGACTGGAAGGACAAGGACGCCTACGGGCGCTCCATCTCCTCGAAGAAGCGGTCGCAGATGCATCGCCTGCGCAAGTGGCAGGAGCGGATTCGGACCAAGGACGCGGGCGAGCGCAACCTCCAGTTCGCGCTCTCGGAGATCGACCGGATGGCGAGCGCGCTGGGGGTCCCGCGGTCCGTCCGAGAGGTCGCGTCGGTCATCTACCGACGCGCGCTCAACGAGGACCTGATCCGCGGGCGCTCCATCGAGGGCGTCTCCACCGCCGCGCTGTACGCCGCCTGCCGCAAGGAGGGGATCCCCCGGAGCCTCGAAGAAATCTCGGAGGTCTCCCGCGTCGACCGCAAGGAGATCGGGCGGACGTACCGGTACATCTCACAGGAGCTGGGCTTGGAGATGCGCCCGGTCGACCCGAAGAAGTACGTCCCGCGCTTCTCCTCGGAGCTCGAACTCTCCGAGGAGGTCCAGTCGAAGGCCAACGAGATCATCGAGACGACCGCCGAGCAGGGGCTCCTCTCCGGGAAGTCGCCCACCGGCTACGCCGCCGCCGCCATCTACGCGGCCTCGCTGCTCTGCAACGAGAAGAAGACCCAACGCGAGGTCGCGGACGTCGCGCAGGTGACCGAGGTCACCATCCGCAACCGGTACCAAGAGCAGATCGAGGCGATGGGCATCCACAGTTAG
- the rnhA gene encoding ribonuclease HI gives MPTIDCDPAAARERLADAGVRIDEGNTPHERWRAEREGAVAVAYDDKVVVQGSDPTRLTALLRDGGGRAHVYFDGASRGNPGPGAVGWCLVTSDGVVAEGGERIGRVTNNQAEYAALIRALEGADEYGFDAVDVRGDSELIVKQVRGEWNANDPALREKRVRARELLERFDRWSIAHVPREINERADDLANEALDDAN, from the coding sequence ATGCCGACGATCGACTGCGACCCGGCCGCCGCGCGCGAGCGCCTCGCGGACGCGGGCGTCCGGATCGACGAGGGGAACACGCCCCACGAGCGGTGGCGCGCAGAGCGCGAGGGGGCCGTCGCGGTCGCGTACGACGACAAGGTCGTCGTCCAGGGGAGCGACCCCACCCGACTGACCGCCCTGCTGCGCGACGGCGGCGGCCGCGCGCACGTCTACTTCGACGGCGCCTCCCGCGGGAACCCCGGCCCGGGCGCGGTCGGCTGGTGTCTGGTCACCTCCGACGGGGTCGTCGCGGAGGGCGGCGAGCGTATCGGCCGCGTGACGAACAACCAGGCCGAGTACGCCGCGCTGATCCGCGCGCTGGAGGGGGCCGACGAGTACGGGTTCGACGCGGTCGACGTCCGCGGCGACTCCGAACTCATCGTCAAGCAGGTCCGCGGCGAGTGGAACGCCAACGACCCGGCGCTCCGCGAGAAGCGGGTCCGCGCCCGGGAGCTGTTGGAGCGGTTCGACCGGTGGTCGATCGCCCACGTACCGCGGGAGATAAACGAGCGCGCCGACGATCTGGCGAACGAGGCACTCGATGACGCGAACTGA
- a CDS encoding PadR family transcriptional regulator codes for MSEAQTVTDESTAASDLTAFQQNILTILAEEPMYGLAIKRELEAYYGSEVNHGRLYPNLDDLVDVGLVEKSELDKRTNQYELTDEGHDVVLGQIEWVLDRFVTDEARADEVRELLE; via the coding sequence ATGTCAGAGGCACAAACAGTCACTGATGAATCGACGGCCGCAAGCGATCTCACGGCGTTCCAGCAGAACATCCTCACCATCCTGGCCGAGGAGCCGATGTACGGGCTCGCCATCAAGCGCGAGCTGGAGGCGTACTACGGCTCCGAGGTGAACCACGGTCGGCTCTACCCCAACCTCGACGACCTCGTCGACGTCGGGTTAGTCGAGAAGAGCGAACTGGACAAGCGGACGAACCAGTACGAGCTGACCGACGAGGGCCACGACGTCGTCCTCGGCCAGATTGAGTGGGTCCTCGACCGCTTCGTCACCGACGAGGCGCGCGCCGACGAGGTCCGCGAACTGCTGGAGTAA
- a CDS encoding inorganic diphosphatase, producing the protein MVNLWEDLETGPDAPDEIYAVVECLKGERNKYEYDKDIPGVVLDRVLHSNVHYPYDYGFIPQSYYDDEDPFDVMVLVEDQTFPGCVVEARPVALMKMDDDGEQDDKVIAVPTEDPRFDHIEDLEDIPQQILDEIDEFFATYKNLEAGKEVETLGWEDKAAAKEAIEHAQDLYDEQVA; encoded by the coding sequence ATGGTCAACCTCTGGGAGGACCTCGAGACGGGACCGGACGCGCCGGACGAGATCTACGCCGTCGTCGAGTGTCTCAAGGGCGAGCGCAACAAGTACGAGTACGACAAGGACATTCCCGGCGTCGTCTTAGACCGGGTGCTCCACTCGAACGTCCACTACCCGTACGACTACGGCTTCATCCCGCAGTCGTACTACGACGACGAGGACCCCTTCGACGTGATGGTGCTCGTCGAGGACCAGACGTTCCCCGGCTGCGTCGTCGAGGCTCGCCCCGTCGCGCTGATGAAGATGGACGACGACGGCGAGCAGGACGACAAGGTGATCGCGGTGCCGACCGAGGACCCCCGGTTCGATCACATCGAGGACCTCGAGGACATCCCCCAGCAGATCCTCGACGAAATCGACGAGTTCTTCGCGACCTACAAGAACCTCGAGGCCGGCAAGGAGGTCGAAACGCTCGGCTGGGAGGACAAGGCGGCGGCGAAAGAGGCGATCGAGCACGCGCAGGACCTCTACGACGAGCAGGTCGCGTAG
- a CDS encoding helix-turn-helix domain-containing protein, producing MRAEDGHDGAQYLAGSPVRVAILRALREDPRRPTELTDAVDATRTTVQRILAGFRERDWVVKRDADYRVTPTGERVHDAYESLLTEVERGDRYGRFAATLERIGVDFPPEGIPDSDLTVASDQNPLAAVDRLTGLLHESRGADIRAVSPVVIQPFNDAAAAALDDGASVELIIDRDVADASIAEFGPATDRALDDEHAEVYVSAEPIEYGLLRCGDVGCVTAYDQRNNPRCVLESTDQTVVDWVDDAFASLRADATRLSAVLERA from the coding sequence ATGAGGGCCGAGGACGGACACGACGGCGCACAGTACCTCGCCGGCTCGCCCGTTCGGGTCGCGATACTCCGGGCGCTGCGCGAGGACCCGCGGCGCCCCACCGAGTTGACCGACGCGGTCGACGCGACCCGAACGACGGTCCAGCGGATCCTCGCGGGGTTCCGCGAGCGCGACTGGGTGGTGAAACGTGACGCGGACTACCGCGTGACGCCGACCGGGGAACGCGTCCACGACGCGTACGAGAGCCTCCTGACGGAGGTCGAGCGCGGCGACCGCTACGGCCGGTTCGCCGCGACCCTCGAGCGCATCGGCGTCGACTTCCCGCCCGAGGGGATCCCCGACAGCGACCTCACCGTCGCGTCGGACCAGAACCCGCTGGCGGCCGTCGACCGGCTCACGGGACTGCTACACGAGAGCCGCGGCGCCGACATCCGGGCGGTCTCCCCGGTCGTCATCCAGCCGTTCAACGACGCCGCGGCGGCGGCGCTGGACGACGGCGCGAGCGTCGAACTGATAATCGACCGCGACGTGGCCGACGCGTCGATCGCGGAGTTCGGGCCGGCGACCGACCGAGCGTTAGACGACGAGCACGCCGAGGTGTACGTGAGCGCCGAGCCGATCGAGTACGGGCTCCTCCGCTGTGGCGACGTCGGCTGCGTGACCGCGTACGACCAGCGGAACAACCCGCGGTGCGTGCTCGAATCGACGGACCAGACGGTCGTCGACTGGGTGGACGACGCGTTCGCGTCGCTTCGAGCCGACGCGACGCGGCTCTCAGCGGTCCTCGAACGCGCCTGA
- a CDS encoding caspase family protein — protein MSIDIDPLCEADGITVTDHIENTQFEVYTDRPVDPRSRPGSDHYFPVDASVAVEAGSIEIPRVAVVETRAGDGTLLTHGDCYTMPSGTYHVGINPAPTKLYLTFDSGFSVSTTDRTTRIDLDTPGTVGLGFRSLHQTPAGTITTPTDPESLMDAVSLLGSALQTTSPERSFPTLRGHPPLIGPGEELRVPERVEPVDSGVRIVVPPEYRYLYPVVSLAYYFAADVVPGDAPRIEGDGWTYPLEPGFETRTAEVLRQSFHMDCLARTEGFYPVDLHERETTALDLDWGRLYDLPLAERLGEYLDVPFEAVEPELPQWTLTTDVRPDPENVEMLPFVAGELSIVRSPTEVTPAGDDGGVGVGFFGGTERSSSPTAESEPAAEGVGLDGGELDGGGLGGEFVRGGGSAGAASAGATRGAGASADRGAVSAQTEFVRPEPVDTVEHAWVGDGVPLDANKATLDAYHRRLEAGQVEQSRISVLVVCNDEQMREEGDVADLYGLRDMVQFDIEVRHDLSRGEMRDALASDVDFLHYIGHVDDRGMQCAEGYLDLTDGDLEIGVSAFLLNACQSYQQGEALVHRGSRGGIVTLSDVANSPATTLGRIIARLMNSGFNLRTALHVAKRELITGHQYIVVGDGGTTICQSRSGMAVVIDIKSRKDSWDFEMRTFPNGPYGVGSLYIPNIVNMSKNYTVPSNAIIDSVSEDQLREALELETVPVFYHGKLYWSDNTSFI, from the coding sequence ATGAGCATCGATATCGACCCGCTGTGCGAGGCCGACGGGATCACCGTCACGGACCACATCGAGAACACGCAGTTCGAGGTGTACACCGACCGCCCGGTCGACCCGCGCTCGCGCCCCGGGTCGGACCACTACTTCCCGGTGGACGCCAGCGTCGCGGTCGAGGCGGGGTCGATCGAGATCCCCCGCGTCGCGGTCGTCGAGACCCGGGCCGGCGACGGGACGCTCCTGACCCACGGCGACTGTTACACGATGCCGAGCGGCACCTACCACGTCGGGATCAACCCGGCCCCGACGAAGCTCTACCTCACCTTCGACTCCGGGTTCTCCGTCTCGACGACCGACCGGACCACCCGGATCGACCTCGACACGCCGGGCACGGTCGGGCTCGGCTTCCGGTCGCTCCACCAGACCCCGGCGGGGACGATCACCACTCCGACTGACCCGGAGTCGCTGATGGACGCCGTCTCGCTGCTCGGCTCCGCGCTCCAGACCACCAGCCCGGAGCGGTCCTTCCCGACCCTGCGGGGACACCCACCGCTGATCGGACCGGGCGAGGAGCTCCGCGTCCCCGAGCGGGTCGAGCCGGTCGACAGCGGGGTCCGGATCGTCGTCCCGCCGGAGTACCGCTACCTCTACCCGGTGGTCTCGCTCGCCTACTACTTCGCGGCCGACGTCGTCCCCGGCGACGCCCCGCGGATCGAGGGGGACGGCTGGACGTACCCGCTCGAACCGGGGTTCGAGACGCGGACCGCGGAGGTGCTCAGGCAGTCGTTCCACATGGACTGTCTCGCCCGCACGGAGGGCTTTTACCCGGTCGACCTCCACGAGCGCGAGACGACCGCCCTCGACCTCGACTGGGGGCGGCTGTACGACCTCCCGCTCGCGGAGCGCCTCGGAGAGTACCTCGACGTGCCGTTCGAGGCGGTCGAGCCCGAGCTGCCGCAGTGGACGCTGACGACGGACGTCCGTCCCGACCCGGAGAACGTGGAGATGCTCCCGTTCGTCGCCGGCGAGCTGTCGATCGTCCGCTCGCCCACCGAGGTCACCCCGGCGGGCGACGACGGGGGCGTCGGCGTCGGGTTCTTCGGCGGCACGGAGCGGAGCTCGTCACCGACGGCCGAGTCGGAGCCCGCGGCCGAGGGCGTCGGGCTGGACGGCGGCGAACTCGACGGCGGCGGCCTCGGCGGCGAGTTCGTTCGGGGCGGAGGGAGCGCGGGCGCCGCGAGCGCGGGAGCCACCCGCGGCGCGGGCGCCTCGGCGGACCGCGGCGCCGTCTCGGCGCAGACCGAGTTCGTCCGACCGGAGCCCGTCGACACCGTCGAGCACGCGTGGGTCGGGGACGGGGTCCCCCTCGACGCGAACAAGGCGACGCTCGACGCGTACCACCGCCGGCTCGAAGCGGGGCAGGTGGAGCAGTCGCGCATCTCCGTCCTCGTGGTCTGTAACGACGAGCAGATGCGCGAGGAGGGCGACGTGGCCGACCTCTACGGGCTCCGCGACATGGTCCAGTTCGACATCGAGGTACGCCACGACCTCTCCCGCGGGGAGATGCGCGACGCCCTCGCGTCCGACGTCGACTTCCTCCACTACATCGGCCACGTCGACGACCGCGGGATGCAGTGCGCCGAGGGGTACCTCGACCTGACCGACGGGGACCTCGAAATCGGCGTCAGCGCCTTTCTGCTCAACGCCTGCCAGTCCTACCAGCAGGGCGAGGCCCTGGTCCACCGCGGCTCGCGCGGCGGCATCGTCACCCTCTCCGACGTGGCGAACTCGCCCGCGACGACGCTCGGCCGGATCATCGCGCGCCTGATGAACAGCGGGTTCAACCTCCGGACCGCGCTTCACGTGGCGAAACGGGAACTGATCACCGGCCACCAGTACATCGTCGTCGGGGACGGGGGAACGACTATCTGTCAGAGTCGGAGCGGGATGGCAGTTGTAATCGATATAAAATCAAGAAAAGATTCGTGGGATTTTGAGATGCGTACCTTCCCAAATGGACCATATGGTGTCGGAAGTCTTTATATACCAAACATAGTAAACATGTCTAAAAACTATACCGTCCCCTCAAACGCAATAATAGACTCAGTTAGTGAGGACCAGTTACGGGAGGCACTTGAGTTAGAAACAGTGCCGGTTTTTTATCACGGGAAATTATACTGGAGCGACAATACTTCCTTTATATAA
- a CDS encoding succinylglutamate desuccinylase/aspartoacylase family protein, producing MITLGTARASPGETDTGRLEVGEMRDGSPVRLPVAVVNGAADGPTLYVQAVSDGDELNGLGVVNRVVPRLDPTELSGTVLVVGIVNRFAFQAAEHRNPVDDRKMNRGYPGDADGTTSERIAHETFQVAKRADYILDLHQGSTSRMINETRVRCGVRHRLHGDCLELAKVFGCGHVLDIKGPDGQLARAGPEHGIPTVDPELGGCVGWDEESIQYGVEGLFNVLRHYGFLDGDAALESQTRARGFDQYGSPAGGLVRFERELGERVSAGDVLFEVTDTFGALEGRVTADTDGIFWRTRRLPQVAAGEYVCSVGTNVDRY from the coding sequence ATGATAACGCTGGGAACGGCCCGCGCCTCCCCGGGCGAGACGGACACGGGCCGTCTCGAAGTGGGAGAGATGCGGGACGGGAGTCCCGTCCGGCTGCCGGTCGCCGTCGTCAACGGCGCGGCCGACGGCCCGACGCTGTACGTCCAGGCGGTCAGCGACGGCGACGAGCTGAACGGGTTAGGTGTCGTCAACCGCGTGGTTCCGCGCCTCGACCCGACGGAGCTGTCCGGCACGGTCCTCGTCGTCGGCATCGTGAACCGCTTCGCGTTCCAGGCGGCGGAACATCGGAACCCGGTCGACGACCGGAAGATGAACCGGGGGTACCCGGGCGACGCCGACGGGACGACCAGCGAGCGGATCGCCCACGAGACGTTCCAGGTCGCCAAACGGGCGGATTACATCCTCGACCTCCATCAGGGGTCGACGAGCCGGATGATAAACGAGACGCGCGTGCGCTGCGGCGTCCGCCACCGGCTCCACGGCGACTGCCTGGAGCTCGCGAAGGTGTTCGGCTGCGGCCACGTCCTCGACATCAAGGGCCCGGACGGGCAGCTCGCCCGCGCCGGGCCGGAGCACGGCATTCCCACCGTCGACCCCGAACTCGGCGGCTGCGTCGGCTGGGACGAGGAGTCGATTCAGTACGGCGTCGAGGGCTTGTTCAACGTGCTCCGCCACTACGGGTTCCTCGACGGCGACGCCGCGCTCGAATCGCAGACCCGCGCCCGCGGCTTCGACCAGTACGGCTCGCCCGCCGGCGGACTGGTCCGCTTCGAGCGCGAACTGGGCGAACGCGTCTCCGCCGGCGACGTGCTGTTCGAGGTCACCGACACCTTCGGCGCGTTGGAGGGTCGGGTCACCGCCGACACGGACGGCATATTCTGGCGCACCCGCCGGCTCCCGCAGGTGGCCGCCGGCGAGTACGTCTGCTCGGTCGGCACCAACGTCGACCGGTACTGA